From the genome of Rhodospirillaceae bacterium, one region includes:
- a CDS encoding amidohydrolase family protein → MRTLIENGTVIAWDGGRHRALEPGVLVFEDNEIVHVGTDYAGAADTVVDAAGRLVIPGFVNSHLHLTDTPFTKGHQEDVGSRSGPSNTQNYNALYKMLPAVRKASDPEDQYAGAQCSIAELLLSGSTTIVELGYDYEIGGGGDIAITETIAGMIGASGIRCYTGPRYRTRYYGADDRGGVFYDDYPNGARERFEACVAFCQDWNGRYGDRLRTMLAPGQIDTCDAQLLKDTRRYADELKIPIQLHAGQSPFEFSRVRETEGRTSVEYMMETGLLGPDFIIGHGQFMSDDGNIGSMAKHEIDALRESKTAVCHLPWVKARRGGVINSIQKYDDLGIRQCLGTDNYPLDMFHEMQTAAIVCKIVERSSVAATCEDVFHMATVGGADALGRPDLGRLAPGCRADMVFVRIDTPRAAPVYDPFKFLVLAATAGDVERVIVDGNTVVEQGEVLTIDVPEAVRRVNEASKRVWARMDY, encoded by the coding sequence ATGCGAACGCTGATCGAAAACGGCACCGTCATCGCCTGGGACGGCGGCCGGCACCGCGCTCTCGAACCCGGCGTCCTGGTTTTCGAGGACAACGAAATCGTCCATGTCGGAACGGACTATGCCGGCGCAGCCGATACGGTCGTCGACGCCGCCGGGCGGCTGGTCATTCCCGGCTTCGTCAATTCCCACCTGCACCTGACGGACACGCCCTTCACCAAGGGGCACCAGGAGGACGTGGGCAGCCGGTCCGGCCCGTCGAACACCCAGAACTACAACGCGCTCTACAAGATGCTGCCGGCCGTCCGCAAGGCATCGGACCCGGAAGACCAGTATGCCGGCGCGCAATGCTCGATCGCCGAACTCCTGCTCAGCGGATCGACGACAATCGTCGAGCTCGGCTACGACTACGAGATCGGCGGCGGCGGCGATATCGCGATCACCGAGACGATCGCCGGCATGATCGGCGCCTCGGGCATCCGCTGCTATACCGGGCCGCGCTACCGCACCCGTTATTACGGCGCCGACGACAGGGGCGGCGTGTTCTACGACGACTATCCGAACGGCGCGCGCGAACGCTTCGAGGCCTGTGTCGCCTTCTGCCAGGACTGGAACGGCCGCTACGGCGACCGGCTGCGCACCATGCTGGCGCCGGGCCAGATCGACACCTGCGACGCGCAGCTGCTGAAGGACACACGGCGCTATGCCGACGAACTGAAGATTCCGATCCAGCTCCACGCCGGCCAGTCGCCCTTCGAATTTTCCCGAGTCCGCGAGACCGAGGGCCGGACCAGCGTCGAGTACATGATGGAGACCGGCCTGCTCGGCCCGGACTTCATCATCGGCCACGGCCAGTTCATGTCCGACGACGGCAACATCGGCAGCATGGCGAAGCACGAGATCGACGCGCTGCGCGAGTCGAAGACCGCGGTCTGCCACCTGCCCTGGGTCAAGGCGCGGCGCGGCGGCGTGATCAACTCGATCCAGAAATACGATGACCTCGGCATCCGACAGTGCCTGGGCACGGACAACTACCCGCTCGACATGTTCCACGAGATGCAGACCGCCGCCATCGTCTGCAAGATCGTCGAGAGATCCTCGGTCGCGGCGACCTGCGAGGACGTGTTCCACATGGCGACGGTCGGCGGCGCCGACGCGCTGGGCCGGCCGGATCTCGGCCGCCTCGCGCCGGGCTGCCGGGCGGACATGGTGTTCGTGCGCATCGATACGCCCCGGGCCGCTCCGGTCTACGACCCGTTCAAGTTCCTCGTCCTGGCCGCGACAGCCGGCGATGTCGAGCGGGTGATCGTCGACGGGAACACTGTCGTCGAGCAGGGCGAAGTCCTGACCATCGACGTCCCCGAAGCGGTGCGCCGGGTCAACGAGGCCAGCAAGCGCGTCTGGGCCCGGATGGACTATTGA